The genomic stretch TCTTCAAACGAGGCTCCAGGCAAAACTGTGGAGCCTACAACATCACAGAACGGACCGAGCGAGTAGATTACCTTCGGGCAGTTCAGTTATAGAGCAGATACAGGGCCTGCAAATGAGTTCCAAGCGACCGCGCACTTACTTGAAAACAGAGCGCCGCCACAGATGCTGGCCGCCGGCTATGCGGCCTGCGGCAATTTCCCTTCCGGCGTGAGCTTATCCACGAGCGCAGGAAGAATGTGCGCAAGAGCAACGCTGGCGATTGCAGGAGGAATGCCGACGCGATTGGCGATGTCCTGGAGCCGGTCCTGTCCAATCAATCCCTGAACCTGCTGCGGAGCGATCGGCTGGTTCGGCCCACTTCCAATCCAGGACTGCACAATTCCACCCAGCCCTTGTGAGTGCGCGTTGTTCAGCATTGAGGAGAGTCCCGCATGATTGGCAAACATGTCCATCGCGGTCTGCACCAGGCTCGCGTGCTGCTGCTGGTTGACCTCGGAGTGCTGCTCGACTGCTCCCATTACCGCGTCGAAGATGCTCATGTGTTCGCTCCTCCTGCTTGGAATTCAGATGGAGAGATGGACTGCAAATCATCGCCGGTTGTCCCGCCTGCACTGCTAAACTGGATTTACCCATGAAATTCGGCGTACTCGTCTTCCCCGGATCGAACTGCGATCACGACGCCTACTACTCGATCGAATCGGCTGCTAAGCAGCCAGTCACATTCTTGTGGCACGCCAGCCATGATCTTGAGAACTGCGACGCCATCATCGTGCCTGGCGGTTTTGCCTACGGTGACTACCTGCGTACGGGCGCCATTGCGAAGTTTGCTCCCATCATGCAAGAAGTGAGCCGCTTCGCTGCGAGTGGCGGACTCGTGCTCGGCATCTGCAATGGCTTCCAGATTCTCTGCGAAGCTGGAATGCTGCCGGGGGCGCTGCTGCGCAATGCAGAACTCAAATACATCTGCAAGCCGGTGAACCTTCGCGTGGAAAACGCTGACACGCCTTTCACCAACACCTGCCGCGAAGGCGAGGTGCTGGAAATCCCCATCGGCCACATGGAAGGCAATTATTTTTGCGATGCGGAAACCCTGGCTCAGCTCAAGCGCGATCGCCGAGTCATTTTCCGTTACTCCACCGCCGATGGAAAAATTACGCCGGAAGCCAATCCCAACGGCTCACTCGATAATATCGCCGGCATCTGCAACGTAGGACGCAATGTGCTCGGCATGATGCCCCATCCAGACCGCAGCGCCGATCCCATTCTGGGAATGAGCGACGGCGTGCGCATCTTCCAGTCGATGGTCGGCGCTCTCGCGCACAGATAACCTATGGACCGCGTTGCCATGCTGCAGGAAGTCCTTGCGCACAATCCGAAAGACACGTTCGCGCGTTATGGGCTGGCGATGGAGTACGTCAATCTAGGAGACACATCGACTGCTCTGGCGGAATTCCGAACCCTTCTCGAAGCCAATCCCGACTACGCCGCCGGCTATCAAATGGCGGCACAAACCTTGATGAAAGCCGGTCGCGATGAGGAAGCGCGGAAGATGCTTGAGGACGGCATCGCCTGCGCCATCCGCATCCGGAACCAGCACGCACGGTCGGAGATGGAAGCGATGCTGGATGAGCTGCGCTGATCGAGCGCATGCATTATCTGCGTTTCGACCGCACTCCGCCTGCATTTATTCACGTCGATCCTACGATGCTCTCTAGGTCTGTCATCCTGAGGCCCTGTTTTGGCCGAAGGATCTCCCGCAATGCTTCAAACTTGAATGCTGTCGCGTGGCTCTGACCACAATCATGAGTTCTAGGTGGAGGAGCCTGGCGAGGGCATTTCAGTCTGAGACATTGCGGGAGATCCTTCGCGCGAAAGAGGCGCTCAGGATGACAGGAGCTGAGAACATCGCGAAATATCGTGAAGAGTGCAGCCTTAAGGCTGAATTCGCGCTAATTCTTTTCGATAGAGTTCGTTCTGCGGAAATTCCTGAGAGAGTCCGGCCAGGAGCTGGCGAGCAGTGTTTCGATCTTTGTCGCGCAACGCCGCAACAGCGAGCAGCAGGCGTGCGTAAGGGGCGAGATAGTGCCCTTTTGTAGCCGTCAGCCGAAGTTTCTGCAATCCCTCTTCCCTATCCGTCTGCGCGCCGCCGAGTCGAAGAATCCAGCGGACCGGCGCCGAATTCAGACTTAGCAAATAGTTCTCAACGCCGACGGCCAAATACGCGTCGTAGCATGAGGGATCGGCTGCCAGAAGGCGTTCCGCAATGGAACGCGAACTCTTCATGTAGCTCAGTGCGGAGAGATTCTTCTTGTCGATGAGCGCGACGTAGTCGCCTTCCAGCCCATTCGACATCACCAAAGCGAGCAAAGCGCGAGAATCCTGCGGCTTTGCCGCCAGAGTCCTATTCGCAACTTCCCTCGCCTTGGTCAGTTCCGCCTGGAACGCAACCCGGATGGCGGGATCTGGCGAGAGCTTTGGACGCTTCTCGAATTTCTGATCGTCGATGAACAGATCCGATTCGAGAATCTTCAGCCGATTGAACTCAGAAAAAAGATATGCAGCTGCATTGGACGCGTGGCCGAGTGGATCATCCGGATAACTCTGTTCCCACTCTGAAAACGTGTGGTGAGCGCCTGCGAAATCCAGGTTGTACATCTGTTGGAATCCGCTGTTCAGATCGGACGGAATGTCGGTCGCGAATAACGAACAGCCTAAGAGCAGATAACAGAGAGCGGCTGCGAGTTTCCATTTCGAAGAGGCGATCATTACGGTGTTCGCGCCTTAGAAGGCTAACGTGAACTTATGCCCGATTACCACAGTGTGAACCACCGAAGACAAAGAAAGTTGTGCTGAAGCGGTCAGAAGGTTGGGAGCGGTGGGGCATCGCCGCCCCACCTCACTCATTACTCTCGCGTGGAGTTTATCGGGGCGTAGTCGAACTCGTCCCGCTAGGACAGTTGGTCGAAGTGGCTCCAGCCGTGGTCGAAGTCGTTCCGGCCGATGAAGTCGTTCCATTTTGGGTATTCGTCGTCGTGCCGCTGGTCGCAGGAGTCTGAGCACAATTCGTCGTGGTTCCTGCTGCGCCCGGTGTTCCGGTTGAGCCCATCGTTGATCCGGTGGTGCTGGTCGTGCCCGTGCTGCCGGTCGCGCCTACCGAGCTGCCGGTAGATCCCGTTGTTCCAGTCGTGCCCATAGTGCCGGTCGAGCCTGCGCTCGCGCCGGTCGATCCCGTAGTGCCAGTCGTCGAATTCGGTGTGGTCGCTGCGCCCGAGCTGGGTAAATTTGCAGCCCCGGAGCTCGGAAGATTTGCGGCTCCTGAACTGGGCAGAGAAGCTGCTCCCGAGCTTCCTGTGGTCGTGCTCTGAGTAGTGCCGATTCCGCTTGAATTAGTCGTTGAAGTTGTACTCGGGTTAGTAGTCGTCGATCGTCCTACCGTGCTACCCGGAGTTGTCCCGGCTGTCGTACCCGTCGTACCGACGGTTCCTCCCACTTGAGTATTTTGCGAATTCATTGTGCCGGTTGCGTTTGCTGTTGTTCCCGCGCCTGTGTTGGTGCTGCTGCCGCCGATACCAGAGCCTGTGGAGCCGGCTGTTTGCGCGCCGGCCCAGGCAAAGGCTGCCAGCATAGTTGGAGCTAGAAGCCATGTTCGTTTCATTCTTGATCCCTCTGCGTTTTGAATTCGGCATCTCTGCCGTGTGAAGGAAAAGTTCTATCGTTCGGTTCGATTCCCGGCCTTTCGCGCACGATGCTTCCGGGTGAGCTCACAACGGCAGCCCGAGCCAGAGCTGCGCCGCAGCAGCGAATACTCTGGGCCAAGACAAACACTGCGCTTCTCTCTTCATCAGAGATGTTGTGTCTACCATTGGCCTCTCAGGTTGGCCGTATCGCTGCGCCGCTCTCTTCGACGTGGTGCTCTGTGCCACCTTTCTCTTTCCCCAATCTGGGCCGACCGCGACTCCAGCTCAACAGCCCAAGACCTCACCGCAGGTTCAGGAGATTCTGCCTTCGTATGAAGGACAACAGGTCTCGTCAGTAGAACTCGCCGGCCATCCCGAAATCGACATGGGACCATTCCTTCCGCTGCTCGTGCAAAAACAGGACGAGCCCTTCTCGAAGGAAAAAGTCGATGCCACGGTCGCTGCGATCAAGAGCACGCATCGCTTTGACAATGTTCAGGTGCAGGTGCGGCCAGAGCCGGAAGGCATTCGCGTGCTGTTCATCCTCGAGCCGGCCGTGTACTTCGGAATCTATGAATTCCCAGGAGCACAACGAGTGTTTCCCTATGCGCGTTTGCTGCAGATTTCCGACTATCCGCCGCGCGGTCCGTACACTCCCGTCGACGTCGTCAATGCACAGCACGCGCTCCAACGTTTCCTGCAGAGGGAGGGCTACTTCCGCGCGCAGATCAAGCCGCGGATTCAGACTGATAAAACACATGGTCTCGCGAACGTCTATTTCGATACCACACTGGGGAAGAAAGCGAAGTTCGGTTCGGTCACTCTAAAAGGAGCGACTCCGGAAGACGACGCCAAACTCAAAGGTGCAATCCATTCCCTGTGGTCGCGGCTGTGGAACCGAGCGATTCGTCCCGGAAAAACCTACTCGCTCAAAACGTTGCAGAACGCCACCAATTACATGCAGACGAAGTTGATGAAAGACGATCATCTCGATGCGAAGGTGAAGCTCATCTCTGCTAACTACAATCCTGAAACTAACCGCGCGGATTTGACTTTCAATGTACAGGCTGGGCCGTTCTATCACGTGAAGGTCCAGGGTGCACACATCTGGAGCTGGACCAAAAAGAACCTGCTGCCTGTGTATCAGGAAGTAGGAATCGATCCCGAGATCATCCAGGAAGGACGCACGAATCTCGTCTCGTACTTCCAGTCGAAGGGTTACTTTGACGCGAAGGTCAACGTCAACACGCAGCAGCAGGCGAACGGTGAGACGATTGTTTACGCCATCCAAAAGGGACCGCGGCACAAGGTTGCCGATGTAGACATCGCCGGCAACACCACGATTGATGAAGATCAACTCGTACCACATTTAGCCGTAAAGAAAGCTCACTTCCTGTCGCACGGCAAATATAGCGAGAACCTGGTCCATACCAGCGTCAAGAATCTGGAGCGCCTCTATCAGGCGGATGGCTTTAGCGACGTGAAGGTCACGCCGGAAGTGCATAACCAAAATGGGAATATTGACGTCACCTTCCGCGTCGTCGAAGGTGAGCGCGACATCGTCGAAGCCATGCACATTCAAGGCAACGACAGCCAGCCGGTCTCGAATCTCGCGCCGAAGGGACTGAACCTCGGTCCGGGCAAACCATATTCGCAAAAGCTGGTGCAGGAAGACCGCAACACGATGATGGCCTCGTATCTGAAGCTCGGATACCTGAATGCCACCTTTCGGCAAACCGCTAAGCCGGTCGATAAAGACAAGCATCACCTCGAAGTCACCTACCTGATCGAAGAAGGTCCGCAAGTCCGCACGGCAACGATCGTGACACTCGGACGCGGCGAGACGCGGCAGTCGCTCATCAGTCGTGTAGCTCCGCTCTCCAAGGGCGCTCCGCTGCGCGAGGACCAGATGCTCGCTAACGAAAGCCAACTTTATAACCTCGGCGTGTTTGATTGGGCCGAAATCGACCCTCGTCGGCGCATCACTACGCAGACACAGGAAGACGTGCTGGTGAAAGTGCACGAAGCCAAGAAGAACGATCTGACATACGGTTTCGGCTTTGACGTGATCAATCGTGGCGGCAGCATTCCCAGCGGTACAGTTGCGGTTCCTGGTCTTCCCGCAGTGGGACTGAGCAAGAACTTCAAAACCAGCCAGAAGACGTACTATGGACCACGCGCTCTGGTTGAGTACACCCGCAAAGATCTCTGGGGACGCGCTGAGACACTGAGCTTCACCGCTCTGGGAGCGCGCCTCGATCAACGCGGGCAAATTACGTTCACCGATCCCTACTTCAAGGGTACAAATTGGTCGGCGAGCGCAAACATCGGCGGCGAGCACGACGCGCAGAATCCCATCTTCACATCCGTGATCGGAAACTTCGGATTGCAACTACAGCGCGCGCTCAACGAAGACAAAACCATGAACATGTTCCTGCGCTACAACTACTCGCAGACCGGCATCACCGATCTGGTCATTCCCGGATTGGTACCGCCGGAGGACATGCACGTTCGCCTTTCCACCCTGTCCGCAACTTTCGTCCGCGATACGCGCGATTTTCAGC from Terriglobales bacterium encodes the following:
- a CDS encoding YidB family protein; its protein translation is MSIFDAVMGAVEQHSEVNQQQHASLVQTAMDMFANHAGLSSMLNNAHSQGLGGIVQSWIGSGPNQPIAPQQVQGLIGQDRLQDIANRVGIPPAIASVALAHILPALVDKLTPEGKLPQAA
- the purQ gene encoding phosphoribosylformylglycinamidine synthase subunit PurQ — protein: MKFGVLVFPGSNCDHDAYYSIESAAKQPVTFLWHASHDLENCDAIIVPGGFAYGDYLRTGAIAKFAPIMQEVSRFAASGGLVLGICNGFQILCEAGMLPGALLRNAELKYICKPVNLRVENADTPFTNTCREGEVLEIPIGHMEGNYFCDAETLAQLKRDRRVIFRYSTADGKITPEANPNGSLDNIAGICNVGRNVLGMMPHPDRSADPILGMSDGVRIFQSMVGALAHR
- a CDS encoding tetratricopeptide repeat protein, with amino-acid sequence MDRVAMLQEVLAHNPKDTFARYGLAMEYVNLGDTSTALAEFRTLLEANPDYAAGYQMAAQTLMKAGRDEEARKMLEDGIACAIRIRNQHARSEMEAMLDELR
- a CDS encoding POTRA domain-containing protein, translated to MSTIGLSGWPYRCAALFDVVLCATFLFPQSGPTATPAQQPKTSPQVQEILPSYEGQQVSSVELAGHPEIDMGPFLPLLVQKQDEPFSKEKVDATVAAIKSTHRFDNVQVQVRPEPEGIRVLFILEPAVYFGIYEFPGAQRVFPYARLLQISDYPPRGPYTPVDVVNAQHALQRFLQREGYFRAQIKPRIQTDKTHGLANVYFDTTLGKKAKFGSVTLKGATPEDDAKLKGAIHSLWSRLWNRAIRPGKTYSLKTLQNATNYMQTKLMKDDHLDAKVKLISANYNPETNRADLTFNVQAGPFYHVKVQGAHIWSWTKKNLLPVYQEVGIDPEIIQEGRTNLVSYFQSKGYFDAKVNVNTQQQANGETIVYAIQKGPRHKVADVDIAGNTTIDEDQLVPHLAVKKAHFLSHGKYSENLVHTSVKNLERLYQADGFSDVKVTPEVHNQNGNIDVTFRVVEGERDIVEAMHIQGNDSQPVSNLAPKGLNLGPGKPYSQKLVQEDRNTMMASYLKLGYLNATFRQTAKPVDKDKHHLEVTYLIEEGPQVRTATIVTLGRGETRQSLISRVAPLSKGAPLREDQMLANESQLYNLGVFDWAEIDPRRRITTQTQEDVLVKVHEAKKNDLTYGFGFDVINRGGSIPSGTVAVPGLPAVGLSKNFKTSQKTYYGPRALVEYTRKDLWGRAETLSFTALGARLDQRGQITFTDPYFKGTNWSASANIGGEHDAQNPIFTSVIGNFGLQLQRALNEDKTMNMFLRYNYSQTGITDLVIPGLVPPEDMHVRLSTLSATFVRDTRDFQLDAHKGIYETFEADFNPSALGSNFNFGRFLAQTAYYKKIPDNIVWANSVRVGFATAFSGHVPLSQSFFSGGANTLRGFPLNGAGPQRYIPVCSVGETSGCPQIAVPNGGNQLFLVNSEFRIPVPLKQGLGVVPFYDGGNVFRTIGFHGQYTNTVGLGFRYATPVGPVRIDFGYNLNAPQGLKPFQYFITIGQAF